One genomic region from Streptomyces sp. NBC_01304 encodes:
- a CDS encoding branched-chain amino acid ABC transporter permease, translating to MTTFLELLLNGVSMGSVYALIALGFVVIFKATEVVNFAHASLLLAGGYITAILHDDIGFWPALIVGVVGAALVGAAIEFLVMRRYRGSDQSVLAIVTIGVDILLVTDLTRRIGTSVLTVGDPWGDTVVPLGPVHIAQTRIAALIAAGLLITAFLLAFRFTSWGVAMRAAAESAETAALMGVRLGRVSISAWAVAGGLAAVAALFLTVFPTPGLERSTSFAAMKAFPAAILGGLDSTTGALVGGLIVGVTESLATGYQGDLTFLGRGLGDLGPYLVMVVILLVRPAGLFGTKELARV from the coding sequence ATGACCACCTTCCTCGAACTCCTCCTCAACGGCGTCTCGATGGGCTCCGTCTACGCCCTGATCGCCCTCGGCTTCGTCGTCATCTTCAAGGCCACCGAAGTCGTCAACTTCGCCCATGCCTCACTGCTGTTGGCGGGCGGATACATCACCGCGATCCTGCACGACGACATCGGGTTCTGGCCCGCCCTCATCGTCGGCGTCGTGGGCGCGGCCCTGGTCGGCGCGGCCATCGAGTTCCTGGTGATGCGCCGCTACCGGGGCTCCGACCAGAGCGTCCTCGCCATCGTCACCATCGGCGTCGACATCCTTCTCGTCACCGACCTCACCCGGCGCATCGGCACCAGCGTCCTCACGGTCGGCGACCCCTGGGGCGACACGGTGGTGCCGCTCGGGCCGGTCCACATCGCCCAGACCCGCATCGCCGCCCTGATCGCCGCCGGGTTGCTCATCACCGCCTTCCTGCTGGCGTTCCGGTTCACCTCCTGGGGCGTCGCCATGCGGGCCGCCGCCGAGAGCGCGGAGACCGCGGCGCTGATGGGCGTACGCCTGGGCCGGGTGTCGATCAGTGCCTGGGCGGTGGCGGGCGGACTCGCCGCCGTGGCCGCGCTGTTCCTCACGGTCTTCCCGACCCCCGGCCTGGAGAGATCCACCTCCTTCGCCGCGATGAAGGCCTTCCCGGCCGCGATCCTCGGCGGCCTCGACTCCACCACGGGCGCGCTGGTCGGCGGCCTGATCGTCGGCGTCACCGAGTCCCTCGCCACCGGCTACCAGGGCGACTTGACGTTCCTCGGCCGCGGGCTCGGCGACCTCGGCCCCTACCTCGTCATGGTCGTCATCCTGCTGGTGCGGCCCGCAGGGCTCTTCGGGACGAAGGAGCTGGCCCGTGTCTGA
- a CDS encoding ABC transporter ATP-binding protein, which translates to MTEAPPVTDAPPTDVPPLTVSQLTVRFAGLTALDAVDFTVRPGTVHAVIGPNGAGKSTTFNVLSGVYRATSGSVRFGADELTGLPPHRIAGLGIARTFQNLALPPRATVADSLLLGRHRLTRTGFVAAGLRLPSAAREERRHRERVREIAAFVGIEDQLDRPAGSLAYGQQKLAELARALCMEPKLLLLDEPVAGMTADERRRTAAVIAGVRDSLGISIVLVEHDMGVVMRLADSVTVLDFGRRIADGTPGDVQNDPAVVRAYLGGSDEGSAGTEAAAS; encoded by the coding sequence ATGACCGAGGCGCCACCCGTGACCGACGCACCCCCGACCGACGTACCCCCGCTCACCGTCAGCCAGTTGACGGTCCGCTTCGCCGGGCTCACCGCCCTCGACGCCGTCGACTTCACCGTCCGTCCCGGCACCGTGCACGCCGTCATCGGCCCCAACGGCGCCGGCAAGTCCACCACCTTCAACGTCCTCTCGGGCGTCTACCGGGCCACCTCCGGCAGCGTCCGCTTCGGCGCCGACGAGCTCACCGGCCTGCCTCCGCACCGCATCGCCGGACTCGGCATCGCCCGCACCTTCCAGAACCTCGCCCTGCCGCCGCGCGCCACGGTCGCCGACAGCCTGCTGCTCGGCCGCCACCGCCTCACCCGCACCGGGTTCGTCGCGGCGGGCCTGCGCCTGCCGTCCGCCGCCCGCGAGGAGCGGCGGCACCGCGAACGGGTCCGGGAGATCGCCGCGTTCGTCGGCATCGAGGACCAACTCGACCGTCCGGCAGGCTCGTTGGCGTACGGCCAGCAGAAGCTCGCGGAACTCGCCCGCGCCCTGTGCATGGAGCCCAAGCTGCTGCTCCTGGACGAGCCCGTCGCCGGCATGACCGCCGACGAGCGGCGCCGTACCGCAGCCGTCATCGCCGGGGTGCGCGACAGCCTCGGCATCTCGATCGTCCTTGTGGAGCACGACATGGGAGTGGTGATGCGGCTCGCCGACTCGGTGACCGTCCTGGACTTCGGCCGCCGCATCGCGGACGGCACCCCCGGCGACGTACAGAACGATCCGGCGGTCGTACGCGCCTACCTGGGCGGCAGCGACGAAGGCAGCGCAGGAACGGAGGCTGCCGCCTCATGA
- a CDS encoding ABC transporter ATP-binding protein yields MGGAALEVRDLSVGYGPVRALRQVSLQVPEGAVVTVLGSNGAGKSTLLRAISRTLSFHGGAVTGGALTLGGQPLHSLAASRVVAAGVSQVPEGRQVFARMTVEDNLRAGALGSSGDRAAKAKALRRVHELFPVLAERSRQHAGLLSGGEQQMLAVGRALMASPRLLLLDEPSLGLAPLMAARIADTVREINAQGTGVLLVEQNAALALQLASYAYVLEVGEVTLSGPADELAASDEVRRRYLGVVDETAADDASGAAARHPVLSRWEG; encoded by the coding sequence ATGGGAGGTGCCGCACTCGAAGTACGGGACCTGTCCGTCGGATACGGACCCGTGCGAGCCCTGCGCCAGGTGTCGCTCCAGGTGCCCGAGGGCGCCGTCGTCACCGTGCTCGGCTCCAACGGCGCAGGCAAGTCCACGCTCCTGCGCGCCATTTCCCGCACGCTGTCGTTCCACGGCGGCGCCGTGACCGGTGGGGCCCTGACCCTCGGTGGGCAGCCGCTGCACAGCCTCGCCGCGAGCCGGGTCGTCGCCGCCGGGGTGTCCCAAGTCCCGGAAGGGCGCCAGGTGTTCGCCCGGATGACGGTCGAGGACAACCTGCGCGCGGGCGCCCTCGGCTCGTCCGGCGACCGCGCGGCGAAGGCCAAGGCGCTGCGCCGCGTCCACGAGCTCTTCCCCGTCCTCGCCGAACGGTCCCGCCAGCACGCGGGCCTGCTCTCCGGCGGGGAACAGCAGATGCTCGCGGTCGGCCGGGCCCTGATGGCGTCCCCGAGACTGCTGCTGCTCGACGAGCCCTCGCTCGGCCTCGCCCCGCTCATGGCAGCCCGTATTGCCGACACGGTCCGGGAGATCAACGCGCAGGGCACCGGCGTCCTCCTGGTCGAGCAGAACGCGGCACTCGCCCTCCAACTCGCCTCGTACGCCTACGTCCTGGAGGTCGGCGAGGTCACCCTGTCCGGCCCCGCCGACGAACTGGCCGCCTCCGACGAGGTGCGCCGCCGCTACCTGGGCGTCGTCGACGAGACGGCCGCGGACGACGCGTCCGGGGCGGCGGCCAGGCACCCGGTGCTGTCCCGGTGGGAGGGCTGA
- a CDS encoding PucR family transcriptional regulator yields MVARRPRTGHDWKLLAQACGTLLEKLPDMVDEYLRRLAAQSPTYGLVIPYDQHWREAEEAMRIGIEAMRAPRASPRRDLAHAELLGRRRAQQGLPLDLLVNAYREAGRLTWESLLDAAGAQDPERAAVAMQSATMVWSAVDEQVDTVSEAYRATELELRRRTDERLQALLDALLDGRRDPELTSRAAAGLDLPEQGRYAVVVLRVERRDGREPFHRLIQGTGVRFVWRMRADCELGVAALAPDTGLDALASLLDGRCPGPGGISPVVEGLAELGRARQLAELALRTCAPDTTGIVRLDRRMSAALVVSQPELAQLLVSDVFDALLGLDPADRAVLLETLDAWLACEGSAGRAAGRLYCHRNTVFNRLKRLEQLTSRSLSRPRDLTEMTLALDAHRLTQG; encoded by the coding sequence ATGGTGGCGCGCAGACCCCGTACGGGGCACGACTGGAAGCTGCTCGCGCAGGCGTGCGGCACCCTCCTGGAGAAGCTCCCGGACATGGTCGACGAGTACTTGCGGCGCCTCGCCGCGCAGTCGCCGACGTACGGCCTGGTCATCCCCTACGACCAGCACTGGCGCGAGGCCGAGGAGGCGATGCGGATAGGCATCGAGGCGATGCGGGCGCCGCGTGCCTCGCCGCGCCGCGACCTGGCCCATGCCGAGCTGCTCGGCCGGCGGCGGGCCCAGCAAGGGTTGCCGCTCGATCTGCTGGTGAACGCCTACCGGGAGGCGGGGCGGTTGACCTGGGAGTCGCTGCTCGACGCTGCGGGGGCGCAGGATCCGGAGCGGGCCGCGGTGGCGATGCAGTCGGCGACCATGGTGTGGTCCGCGGTGGACGAGCAGGTGGACACGGTCTCGGAGGCGTACCGGGCGACCGAGCTGGAGCTTCGGCGGCGTACGGACGAGCGGCTGCAGGCGCTCCTCGACGCGCTCCTGGACGGGCGCCGCGACCCCGAACTCACCTCACGCGCCGCCGCCGGGCTCGATCTGCCCGAGCAGGGGCGGTACGCGGTGGTGGTGCTGCGGGTCGAGCGGCGGGACGGGCGCGAGCCGTTCCACCGGCTCATCCAGGGCACGGGGGTGCGGTTCGTGTGGCGGATGCGGGCCGACTGCGAGCTGGGGGTGGCGGCGCTCGCCCCCGACACGGGGCTCGACGCGCTGGCCTCGCTGCTCGACGGACGCTGTCCCGGGCCGGGCGGGATCAGCCCCGTGGTGGAGGGGCTCGCCGAACTGGGGCGGGCGCGGCAGCTCGCGGAGTTGGCGCTCAGGACGTGTGCGCCGGATACGACGGGGATCGTGCGGCTCGACCGGCGGATGTCGGCCGCGCTGGTGGTTTCGCAGCCGGAGCTTGCGCAGCTGCTCGTGTCCGACGTCTTCGATGCGCTGCTCGGGCTTGATCCGGCGGATCGGGCGGTGTTGCTGGAGACGCTGGACGCGTGGTTGGCGTGTGAGGGGTCTGCCGGGCGGGCGGCCGGGCGGCTCTATTGCCACCGCAATACGGTGTTCAACCGCTTGAAGCGCTTGGAGCAGCTGACGTCGCGGTCTCTGTCCCGGCCGCGGGACCTTACGGAGATGACGCTGGCGTTGGATGCGCATCGGCTGACGCAAGGATGA